A window from Gossypium raimondii isolate GPD5lz chromosome 7, ASM2569854v1, whole genome shotgun sequence encodes these proteins:
- the LOC105775439 gene encoding uncharacterized protein LOC105775439 isoform X3 has product MEGTTGRSKSEMESGSTSNNNERRIAFKEGSWFGQFKNGSNPWMARYVYGLIFLASNLLAWAVRDYGRNAFPEMERLKNCQGGRGCLGAEGVLRVSLGCFAFYFVMFLSTAGTSSLYNCRDTWHSGWWSFKIGLWIALTATAFLVPTFIIQIYGEIAHFGAGVFLLVQLVSVISFITWLNDCCQSDKTEDKCHIHVMLLATAAYIICIVGIIMMYVWYAPEPSCLLNIFFITWTLVLIQLMTSVSLHPKVNAGILTPGLMGLYIVFICWCAIRSEPAGENCIRKAEASNRTDWLTIIVMFHSFENVLRAETRLKRKHLPKMRYRTVTVSSTSFSRLVLCISRCY; this is encoded by the exons ATGGAAGGTACTACTGGAAGGTCCAAAAGTGAAATGGAAAGTGGTTCAACAAGCAACAACAATGAACGTCGTATAGCTTTCAAGGAAGGTTCCTGGTTTGGTCAGTTCAAAAATGGTTCCAACCCTTGGATGGCTAGATATGTCTATGGTTTGATCTTCTTAGCCTCGAATTTGTTAGCTTGGGCGGTCCGAGATTACGGCCGCAACGCGTTCCCGGAAATGGAAA GACTGAAGAACTGTCAAGGCGGCCGGGGGTGTTTAGGTGCCGAAGGTGTCCTTCGAGTGAGCTTAGGATGTTTT GCATTTTATTTCGTAATGTTCCTTTCAACTGCTGGTACTTCAAGTCTTTACAATTGCAGAGACACATGGCATTCAGGATGGTGGTCCTTCAAGATCGGTCTTTGGATTGCCTTGACGGCAACCGCGTTCTTAGTGCCTACTTTTATCATACAGATATACG GGGAGATTGCGCATTTCGGTGCCGG GGTCTTTCTCTTAGTTCAGCTTGTGAGTGTTATCAGTTTCATTACATGGTTGAATGATTGTTGTCAATCAGACAAAACAGAAGATAAATG CCATATCCATGTGATGTTGCTTGCAACAGCtgcatatattatatgtatagtTGGGATCATCATGATGTATGTATGGTATGCTCCAGAACCGTCTTGTCTacttaatattttcttcattacaTGGACACTGGTACTCATTCAACTCATGACGAGTGTTTCTCTTCACCCAAAA GTGAACGCGGGTATCTTAACTCCGGGACTCATGGGACTTTATATAGTATTCATCTGTTGGTGTGCGATTCGAAG TGAACCAGCTGGTGAAAATTGTATTAGGAAAGCAGAGGCTTCAAACAGAACAGATTGGCTTACAATCATAGTAATGTTTCATTCTTTCGAAAATGTTTTACGGGCCGAGACACG GTTAAAAAGGAAGCACCTGCCGAAGATGCGGTACCGTACGGTTACGGTTTCTTCCACTTCGTTTTCGCGACTGGTGCTATGTATTTCGCGATGCTATTGA